In Mytilus edulis chromosome 6, xbMytEdul2.2, whole genome shotgun sequence, the following proteins share a genomic window:
- the LOC139527534 gene encoding uncharacterized protein isoform X1: protein MSIYHRGLETNIDSNSSDYYRRFQNTENMDFNEQIIQSQRQTFWDKNRNLLFLVAGLVVGCFVTVVISYAFFSLGQNKGHGNCKPYDVTSGAQTENQTSVIADSGTKDNSGLKKIFVACTGNRQSVLDAWGNSSMGGDISNIKDSCTNRHLRSTLIDNWNGSLIDEVKVELFRNEQLAVEMFFDGRGSTSSNWFTRKRLRSNSFNDLTQMSTFNFFSMNGDQTVDRHFFINRNYGGCANDKGWMVVIDTADANYRPCKFDKLPGKAYPYILYGPDQQMSHYDYGLYAVADMMVISLSTLG from the exons ATGTCAATTTACCACAGAGGTCTGGAGACCAACATCGATAGCAACTCGTCAGACTATTACAGGAGATttcaaaatactgaaaatatgGACTTTAATGAGCAAATTATTCAGAGTCAACGTCAAACATTTTGggacaaaaatagaaatttactTTTTCTCGTAGCTGGATTGGTGGTTGGATGTTTTGTGACTGTGGTTATTAGTTATGCTTTCTTTTCACTTGGGCAGAATAAAGGACATGGAAATTGCAAGCCGTATG ATGTGACATCTGGTGCCCAAACGGAAAACCAAACATCGGTGATAGCAGACAGTGGGACAAAGGATAACAGTG gtttaaaaaaaatattcgtgGCATGTACTGGAAATAGACAATCAGTATTGGACGCTTGGGGAAATTCATCCATGGGAGGGGACATCAGCAACATTAAAGACTCGTGTACCAATCGACACCTCAGGAGTACATTGATTGACAACTGGAATGGATCACTCATTGATGAG GTGAAAGTTGAGCTATTCAGGAATGAACAACTAGCTGTAGAGATGTTTTTTGATGGTCGAGGTTCAACAAGTTCCAATTGGTTCACCAGGAAACGACTACGTTCTAATTCGTTTAACGATCTGACGCAAATGTCTACCTTCAACTTTTTCTCAATGAATGG TGATCAAACAGTTGACCGCCATTTCTTCATTAATCGAAACTACGGAGGCTGTGCAAACGATAAAGGATGGATGGTAGTGATTGACACGGCTGATGCAAATTACCGACCCTGCAAGTTTGATAAGTTACCTGGAAAGGCCTACCCATATATACTGTATGGCCCTGATCAACAAATGTCTCATTATGACTATG GACTGTATGCAGTGGCTGACATGATGGTGATATCACTTTCGACATTAGGCTGA
- the LOC139527533 gene encoding uncharacterized protein, with protein MAGVSDDFLKKILRLCFSVKEPAEPNLKAQKTPCFNVTDRLFSNVKIEASDAAYSTEFSDAFVKFDIRSDNSVPLSWFWTDSIVDIVKSCCEENKCVDDVTASLENFLRDDDNTRYLLKVQEAKTEAEIQAILSHHLFSKLASSGSYILNADCNPLGVNKCPVCGVELVLGNTSLGNYLVWYGNPHIMVDRSTVNVQIEESESDDENKDNEQREPRTKRLKMVVDANQQSKINSGADCEDSYRHRVLLEDHTFRNEKSLRHAFAQTITNAFYQAKQKPELEDTFIPSFLVSDVKLKILMYNCKRDRLYISEDMLLFEAWSENGMNVGTMVSIWLALNIENFKQDIIDEEVYETIGHGKSTFQKNLHDEILLVYKHQLQKLLPWKKCPSDSTSSTTLGRRVVRTQKWIETYDKLESLATNYFTDSTNE; from the exons ATGGCGGGAGTGTCTGATGATTTCCTCAAGAAGATTTTGAGGTTGTGCTTCAGTGTAAAAGAACCTGCAGAACCCAATTTGAAAGCACAAAAGACTCCTTGTTTCAATGTCACTGATAGATTATTTTCTAACGTAAAAATAGAAGCGAGTGATGCTGCTTACTCGACTGAATTTTCTGATGCCTTCGTCAAGTTCGACATTCGTTCTGACAACTCTGTTCCCCTGTCATGGTTTTGGACAGACTCTATTGTGGACATTGTCAAGTCTTGCTGTGAAGAAAACAAATGTGTTGATGATGTAACAGCCAGTTTGGAAAATTTCTTGAGAGATG ATGATAATACCAGATATTTACTGAAAGTTCAGGAGGCAAAAACTGAAGCAGAAATACAAGCAATCCTTTCTCATCATTTGTTCTCAAAGCTTGCATCATCAGGATCATATATTTTGAATGCAGACTGTAATCCTTTGGGAGTCAACAAATGTCCAGTGTGTGGTGTAGAACTTGTCCTTGGGAACACATCTTTAG gaAACTATTTAGTTTGGTATGGAAATCCTCATATTATGGTTGACAGATCTACAGTTAATGTTCAAATTGAAGAAAGTGAAAGTGATGATGAGAACAAAGATAATGAGCAACGAGAACCTCgaacaaaaagattaaaaatggTGGTCGATGCAAATCAACAGAGTAAAATCAATTCTGGTGCAGATTGTGAAGACTCATATAGACATAGAGTCTTGCTTGAAGATCATACTTTTAGAAATGAAAAATCTCTGAGGCATGCTTTTGCTCAAACTATTACAAATGCTTTTTACCAAGCCAAACAGAAACCAGAGCTGGAAGATACCTTTATTCCATCATTTTTAGTCTCTGATGTTAAATTAAAAATTCTTATGTATAATTGTAAAAGAGACAGACTTTATATATCAGAGGATATGTTACTGTTTGAAGCTTGGAGTGAAAACGGTATGAATGTTGGTACAATGGTTTCAATATGGTTGGCATTGAATATAGaaaattttaaacaagatataATTGATGAAGAAGTATATGAAACAATAGGACATGGAAAGTCTACCTTTCAGAAAAATTTGCATGATGAAATTTTGTTGGTATACAAACATCAATTGCAAAAACTGTTGCCATGGAAAAAATGTCCGTCTGATTCTACTTCATCAACAACATTAGGAAGAAGGGTCGTACGAACTCAAAAGTGGATTGAAACTTATGATAAGCTTGAAAGTTTAGCTACAAACTATTTCACAGATAGTACTAACGAATAA
- the LOC139527534 gene encoding uncharacterized protein isoform X2: MYVTSGAQTENQTSVIADSGTKDNSGLKKIFVACTGNRQSVLDAWGNSSMGGDISNIKDSCTNRHLRSTLIDNWNGSLIDEVKVELFRNEQLAVEMFFDGRGSTSSNWFTRKRLRSNSFNDLTQMSTFNFFSMNGDQTVDRHFFINRNYGGCANDKGWMVVIDTADANYRPCKFDKLPGKAYPYILYGPDQQMSHYDYGLYAVADMMVISLSTLG, translated from the exons ATGT ATGTGACATCTGGTGCCCAAACGGAAAACCAAACATCGGTGATAGCAGACAGTGGGACAAAGGATAACAGTG gtttaaaaaaaatattcgtgGCATGTACTGGAAATAGACAATCAGTATTGGACGCTTGGGGAAATTCATCCATGGGAGGGGACATCAGCAACATTAAAGACTCGTGTACCAATCGACACCTCAGGAGTACATTGATTGACAACTGGAATGGATCACTCATTGATGAG GTGAAAGTTGAGCTATTCAGGAATGAACAACTAGCTGTAGAGATGTTTTTTGATGGTCGAGGTTCAACAAGTTCCAATTGGTTCACCAGGAAACGACTACGTTCTAATTCGTTTAACGATCTGACGCAAATGTCTACCTTCAACTTTTTCTCAATGAATGG TGATCAAACAGTTGACCGCCATTTCTTCATTAATCGAAACTACGGAGGCTGTGCAAACGATAAAGGATGGATGGTAGTGATTGACACGGCTGATGCAAATTACCGACCCTGCAAGTTTGATAAGTTACCTGGAAAGGCCTACCCATATATACTGTATGGCCCTGATCAACAAATGTCTCATTATGACTATG GACTGTATGCAGTGGCTGACATGATGGTGATATCACTTTCGACATTAGGCTGA